One Nocardioidaceae bacterium SCSIO 66511 genomic window carries:
- the hemB gene encoding porphobilinogen synthase, with protein sequence MFPQDRPRRLRTSAAVRNLVAETSVEPRNLVLPMFVAEGRSEPTPIQSMPGVVQHTRDTARRAIAEAAELGLGGVMLFGLPERKDATGSGALDPGGILNVAIADAVAEVGDALVVMSDLCLDEFTDHGHCGVLDSRGRVDNDATLDLYAKMGVAHAEAGVHMVGPSGMMDGQVGVVRRALDAAGHIDTSILAYAVKYSSAFFGPFREAVDSSLQGDRTTYQQNPANARESIRETLLDIEEGADLVMVKPAMSYLDVVARVRAQVNVPVAAYNISGEYAMVEAAAASGWIERDRAIEETLVSIRRAGADVILTYWASEYARRLR encoded by the coding sequence GTGTTCCCACAGGATCGTCCGCGTCGGCTGCGTACCTCAGCGGCCGTACGAAACCTGGTCGCGGAGACATCGGTCGAGCCGCGCAACCTGGTGCTGCCGATGTTCGTCGCCGAGGGACGCAGCGAACCAACGCCGATCCAGAGCATGCCCGGGGTCGTGCAACACACGCGCGACACCGCCCGGCGGGCGATCGCCGAGGCGGCCGAGCTCGGGCTCGGCGGGGTGATGCTCTTCGGCCTGCCCGAGCGTAAGGATGCGACCGGATCGGGAGCGCTCGACCCCGGTGGCATCCTCAACGTCGCGATCGCCGATGCGGTCGCCGAGGTCGGCGATGCGCTGGTCGTGATGTCCGACCTCTGCCTCGATGAGTTCACCGATCACGGCCACTGCGGGGTGCTTGACTCGCGGGGTCGCGTCGACAACGACGCCACCCTCGACCTGTACGCCAAGATGGGCGTCGCCCACGCGGAGGCCGGCGTCCACATGGTCGGTCCGAGCGGCATGATGGACGGCCAGGTCGGTGTCGTTCGGCGCGCGCTCGACGCCGCCGGGCACATCGACACTTCGATCCTCGCGTACGCCGTGAAGTACTCGTCGGCGTTCTTCGGACCGTTCCGGGAGGCGGTCGACTCGTCGCTGCAAGGTGACCGCACGACGTACCAGCAGAACCCCGCCAACGCGCGAGAGTCGATCCGCGAGACGTTGCTCGACATCGAGGAGGGCGCCGACCTCGTCATGGTCAAACCGGCGATGAGCTACCTCGACGTCGTCGCGCGCGTACGTGCGCAGGTGAACGTCCCGGTCGCCGCTTACAACATCTCCGGTGAGTACGCCATGGTCGAGGCCGCGGCCGCCAGCGGTTGGATCGAGCGCGACCGGGCGATCGAGGAGACGCTGGTGTCCATCAGGCGAGCGGGCGCCGACGTCATCCTCACCTACTGGGCGAGTGAGTACGCGCGTCGCTTGCGCTGA
- the hemL gene encoding glutamate-1-semialdehyde 2,1-aminomutase produces MVSDNGFVTADSSSDVPASAALFQRARAVSPGGVNSPVRAFRAVGGTPRFMASGRGAYLTDVDGNEYVDLVGSWGPMLLGHAHPEVIDAVQRVATAGTSFGTPSEPEVLLAEEIVTRTPVDSVRLVSSGTEATMSAIRLARGCTGRDLVVKFAGCYHGHVDSLLVSAGSGVVTFGLPGTPGVPDASTAQTLVLPYNDTGAVEKAFAEHGDQIACVITEAAAGNMGAVPPLPGFNQFVSETCTRHGALFISDEVMTGFRVSRSGHWGLDGAAEGWRPDLMTFGKVMGGGFPAAAFGGRADLMSQLAPEGPVYQAGTLSGNPIATTAGYTTLRLATDDVYAHLDTVAARVRSLASDALSEAGVPHVAQAAGNLFSIFFVDGTDAVVNFEQAQAQHVEQHKAFFNAMLDAGIYLPPSAFEAWFVSAAHDDHAVERIAAALPAAARAAASATS; encoded by the coding sequence ATGGTCAGCGACAATGGATTCGTGACCGCCGATTCGAGCTCCGACGTACCTGCCTCCGCGGCACTGTTCCAGCGCGCCCGCGCGGTCTCACCCGGGGGCGTGAACTCGCCCGTTCGTGCCTTCCGAGCGGTCGGCGGCACACCGCGGTTCATGGCGAGCGGCCGCGGGGCGTACCTCACCGACGTCGACGGCAACGAGTACGTCGACCTGGTCGGGTCGTGGGGCCCGATGCTGCTCGGCCACGCCCATCCGGAGGTGATCGATGCCGTGCAACGTGTCGCGACCGCGGGCACGTCGTTCGGCACGCCCAGCGAGCCGGAGGTACTGCTCGCCGAAGAGATCGTCACCCGTACTCCTGTCGACTCGGTGCGCCTGGTTTCGTCCGGCACTGAAGCCACAATGTCGGCGATCAGGCTTGCTCGCGGGTGTACGGGGCGCGACCTGGTGGTTAAGTTCGCCGGTTGTTACCACGGTCACGTCGACTCGCTACTCGTCTCGGCCGGCTCGGGTGTCGTCACCTTCGGTCTCCCGGGTACGCCGGGCGTACCCGATGCTTCCACCGCGCAGACGCTCGTACTCCCGTACAACGACACCGGCGCCGTCGAGAAGGCGTTCGCCGAGCACGGTGACCAGATCGCCTGCGTGATCACCGAGGCCGCCGCGGGCAACATGGGCGCCGTACCACCGCTGCCCGGCTTCAACCAGTTCGTCAGCGAGACCTGCACCCGCCACGGCGCGCTGTTCATCAGCGATGAAGTGATGACCGGGTTCCGCGTCAGCCGGTCCGGCCACTGGGGCCTCGACGGCGCCGCCGAGGGCTGGCGACCCGATCTGATGACGTTCGGCAAGGTGATGGGCGGCGGCTTCCCGGCCGCGGCTTTCGGCGGTCGGGCCGATCTGATGAGCCAGCTGGCGCCCGAGGGCCCCGTCTACCAGGCGGGCACTCTGTCGGGCAATCCGATCGCGACAACGGCCGGCTACACCACGCTTCGGCTGGCCACCGATGACGTGTACGCCCATCTCGACACGGTCGCAGCGCGCGTACGCTCGCTGGCATCCGACGCGCTGAGCGAGGCCGGCGTACCGCATGTCGCGCAGGCCGCCGGGAACCTCTTCAGCATCTTCTTCGTTGACGGCACGGATGCCGTCGTCAACTTCGAGCAGGCGCAGGCGCAGCACGTCGAGCAGCACAAGGCGTTCTTCAACGCGATGCTCGACGCCGGCATCTACCTGCCACCGAGCGCGTTCGAGGCGTGGTTCGTCTCCGCCGCGCACGACGACCACGCGGTCGAGCGGATCGCCGCCGCCCTCCCGGCGGCCGCCCGCGCCGCCGCATCCGCAACCAGCTAA
- the hemC gene encoding hydroxymethylbilane synthase, with translation MTDTLRVGTRASTLATAQSRQIAERFEAATGLRTELVPVKTEGDVNRAPLTSFGGQGVFISALRDALLDGRIDIAVHSLKDLPTTPDPRISLAAIPVREDPRDVLIARDWLTLGELPRGSVVATGSPRRESQLNALGLGVTVTGLRGNVDTRIRKVRDGEVDAVVLARAGLLRIGRAEEATEVLDPLQMLPAPGQGALACECRADDAATYALLNEHLDDGFTRAAVTAERSLLAHLEAGCSAPVGALAEVAIGDDGDELWLRAVVGAVSGAPTIRLSATGKPGDAAGLGERLAAEMLAEGATSLIAEVAR, from the coding sequence ATGACCGACACACTTCGCGTCGGCACTCGCGCGAGTACGCTCGCCACGGCACAGTCGCGTCAGATCGCCGAGCGGTTCGAAGCGGCCACCGGTCTACGTACCGAGCTGGTGCCGGTGAAGACCGAGGGCGATGTCAACCGCGCGCCGTTGACCAGCTTCGGCGGTCAGGGTGTCTTCATCTCGGCGCTGCGCGACGCGTTGCTCGACGGCAGGATCGACATCGCGGTCCACTCCCTGAAGGACCTCCCGACAACGCCCGATCCGCGCATCTCGCTGGCTGCGATCCCAGTGCGCGAGGACCCGCGCGATGTTCTCATCGCCCGCGACTGGCTCACCCTCGGCGAGCTGCCGCGGGGCTCGGTCGTCGCGACCGGATCGCCGCGCCGCGAGTCGCAGCTCAACGCGCTCGGCCTCGGTGTCACCGTCACCGGACTCCGCGGCAACGTCGACACCCGGATCCGCAAGGTGCGCGACGGCGAGGTCGATGCGGTCGTCCTCGCGCGGGCAGGGCTGCTTCGCATCGGCCGTGCCGAAGAGGCGACCGAGGTTCTCGATCCACTTCAGATGTTGCCCGCACCCGGGCAAGGTGCTCTGGCATGTGAATGTCGCGCAGACGATGCCGCGACGTACGCGCTGCTCAACGAGCACCTCGACGACGGCTTCACCCGAGCCGCCGTCACTGCAGAACGCTCTCTCCTCGCTCACCTCGAGGCTGGGTGTTCTGCCCCTGTTGGAGCTCTCGCCGAGGTCGCCATCGGCGACGACGGTGACGAGCTCTGGCTGAGAGCGGTCGTCGGTGCCGTGTCCGGTGCGCCGACGATCCGATTGTCCGCCACCGGTAAACCCGGCGATGCCGCCGGATTGGGGGAGCGTCTCGCTGCCGAGATGCTCGCCGAGGGTGCGACCTCGCTCATCGCGGAGGTCGCCCGATGA
- a CDS encoding uroporphyrinogen-III synthase produces the protein MARPIGHVSFVGAGPGDASLLTVRAAALLAAADIVITELPEHASLAPEGAEIIDGGTNDEGAPLTPSIRGRLVVRHAKSGKNVVRLLAGDPFTYATGPEEAIACSKADISFEIVPGLSPVTAVPAYAGVPLTTRTKREVSVVRVGESRVNWEQYAGDQTLVLLSAADHLADVADALVEAGRSGETPIAITQVGTTTAQSTIVSTLATVAADTRKMSISSSAVTVIGDTVDLRETLSWFETKPLFGWRILVPRTKEQAESLSQRLHGYGAVSEGVPTISVEPPRNPQQMDKAIRGLVEGRYEWIVFTSVNAVRAVREKFEEYGLDARAFSGLKIAAVGDKTAEAIETWGIRPDRIPTGEQSARGLLEDWPPYDDVLDPINRVFLPRADIATEQLVAGLIELGWEVDDVTAYRTVRAAPPPAPTREAIKTGKFDAVVFTSSSTVRNLVGIAGKPHASTIIACIGPATAKTAEEHGLRVDVMAEKPSVEVLADALADFGAARRLAMIEAGDPVTKPSQRKGASRRRSR, from the coding sequence GTGGCGAGGCCGATCGGGCATGTGAGCTTCGTCGGCGCAGGTCCGGGTGACGCGAGCCTGCTGACGGTACGCGCGGCCGCGCTGCTGGCGGCCGCCGACATCGTCATCACCGAGCTTCCCGAGCACGCCTCGCTCGCGCCCGAAGGCGCCGAGATCATCGACGGCGGCACCAACGACGAGGGTGCTCCGCTGACCCCGTCGATCCGCGGCCGCCTCGTCGTCCGGCATGCGAAGTCGGGTAAGAACGTCGTCCGGCTGCTCGCCGGCGACCCGTTCACCTACGCAACGGGTCCCGAGGAGGCGATCGCCTGCAGCAAGGCCGATATCTCCTTCGAGATCGTTCCCGGTCTGTCGCCCGTCACCGCCGTACCCGCGTACGCGGGCGTACCCCTGACGACGCGTACCAAGCGCGAGGTGTCGGTGGTGCGCGTCGGCGAGTCGCGGGTCAACTGGGAGCAGTACGCCGGTGACCAGACGCTGGTGCTGCTCTCGGCCGCCGACCATTTGGCCGATGTCGCCGACGCGCTGGTCGAGGCGGGTCGATCGGGCGAGACCCCGATCGCGATCACCCAGGTCGGTACGACCACCGCACAGTCGACGATCGTCTCGACGCTGGCCACCGTCGCCGCAGACACTCGCAAGATGTCGATCTCGTCGTCGGCCGTCACAGTGATCGGCGACACCGTCGACCTGCGCGAGACCCTGTCCTGGTTCGAGACCAAGCCGCTGTTCGGCTGGCGCATCCTCGTACCCCGCACCAAGGAGCAGGCCGAGAGCCTTTCGCAGCGGCTGCACGGCTACGGCGCCGTCTCCGAGGGAGTGCCGACCATCTCGGTCGAGCCGCCGCGCAACCCGCAGCAGATGGACAAGGCGATCCGCGGCCTGGTCGAGGGCCGCTACGAGTGGATCGTCTTCACCAGCGTCAACGCGGTCCGCGCCGTACGCGAGAAGTTCGAGGAGTACGGCCTCGATGCACGCGCCTTCTCCGGGCTGAAGATCGCAGCGGTCGGCGACAAGACGGCCGAGGCGATCGAGACCTGGGGAATCCGCCCCGACCGCATTCCCACCGGCGAGCAGTCCGCCCGCGGTCTACTCGAGGACTGGCCGCCGTACGACGATGTGCTCGACCCGATCAACCGGGTGTTCCTGCCACGCGCCGACATCGCGACCGAGCAGCTCGTCGCCGGGCTGATCGAGCTGGGCTGGGAGGTCGACGACGTCACGGCGTACCGAACCGTGCGTGCCGCCCCGCCGCCCGCGCCGACTCGCGAGGCGATCAAGACTGGCAAGTTCGACGCCGTCGTCTTCACCTCGTCGTCGACGGTCCGCAACCTGGTCGGCATCGCCGGCAAACCGCATGCGAGCACGATCATCGCCTGCATCGGCCCGGCAACGGCCAAGACCGCCGAGGAGCACGGCCTGCGGGTCGACGTGATGGCCGAGAAGCCGTCCGTCGAGGTGCTCGCCGATGCACTCGCCGACTTCGGAGCCGCTCGTCGCCTCGCGATGATCGAGGCCGGAGACCCGGTGACGAAGCCGTCGCAGCGCAAGGGCGCATCGCGCCGCCGTAGCCGGTAG
- a CDS encoding redox-sensing transcriptional repressor Rex, whose translation MRTPTGPAGSGDLPTPVSADARGARGIPDATVARLPVYLRALTALADRGIETSSSQELASAAGVNSAKLRKDLSYLGSYGTRGVGYDVEYLRYQIAREIGLTQDWRVVIIGIGNLGQALSKYGGFTSRGFRIVALVDGDPARVGERHGELIIDSVDDLPRLISELRISIGVISTPGGAAQEVADRLVKSGVTSILNFAPTVLSVPDNVEVRKVDLSTELQILAYHEQRKTTQEVGQL comes from the coding sequence ATGCGCACCCCAACGGGCCCCGCCGGCTCGGGCGACCTTCCTACGCCCGTATCGGCTGACGCCCGTGGCGCTCGTGGCATACCCGATGCCACCGTGGCACGGCTGCCGGTGTACCTGCGGGCGCTGACCGCGCTCGCCGATCGCGGCATCGAGACGTCGTCGTCGCAGGAACTCGCGAGCGCCGCGGGTGTGAACTCCGCGAAGCTGCGCAAGGACCTCTCCTACCTGGGCTCTTACGGTACGCGCGGTGTCGGCTACGACGTCGAGTACCTCCGCTACCAGATCGCTCGCGAGATCGGCCTCACCCAAGACTGGCGGGTCGTCATCATCGGTATCGGAAACCTCGGCCAGGCGCTGTCGAAGTACGGCGGCTTCACCTCGAGGGGGTTCCGCATCGTCGCGCTCGTCGACGGCGATCCGGCTCGGGTCGGCGAGCGGCACGGTGAGCTCATCATCGATTCCGTCGACGACCTACCCCGGCTCATCAGCGAGCTGCGCATCTCGATCGGCGTCATCTCCACGCCAGGCGGCGCCGCACAAGAGGTGGCCGACCGGCTCGTCAAATCGGGTGTCACGAGCATCTTGAACTTCGCGCCGACCGTGTTGTCGGTGCCCGACAACGTAGAGGTACGCAAGGTCGACCTGTCCACCGAGCTGCAGATCCTCGCGTACCACGAGCAGCGCAAGACGACGCAGGAGGTGGGTCAGCTGTGA
- a CDS encoding glutaredoxin family protein, with product MTEQPRVEVLTKPGCHLCENAVAIIESVCSELGVGWSESDISADAEAMRTYGEQIPVTFVDGRQHDFWRVDPARLRKALGRT from the coding sequence GTGACCGAGCAGCCGAGGGTCGAGGTACTGACCAAACCGGGCTGTCATCTGTGCGAGAACGCCGTCGCGATCATCGAATCGGTGTGCAGCGAGCTCGGCGTCGGCTGGAGCGAAAGCGATATCTCCGCCGACGCCGAGGCGATGCGTACGTACGGCGAGCAGATTCCGGTGACGTTCGTAGACGGCCGACAGCACGATTTCTGGCGGGTCGATCCGGCACGGTTGCGGAAGGCGCTCGGTCGCACCTGA
- a CDS encoding lytic murein transglycosylase, with translation MSAVVPITLVASAWGVAIAATPGSDTIDAKVDSHSDHGTPPISDVPTDAFTKPSFGKVQKHQSSLAPLASFSKKQATPMALKSSPLPSAAVSAYRDAAKVMANVKSACKLDWTLVAAIGRVESDHGRYGGSTLDTRGDSSPEIIGIPLNGSNNTAAIRDTDNGQFDGDTTWDRAVGPMQFIPSTWNLVGVDGNGDGVKSPHNIYDAALATAVYLCADNDDLSTKDGASAAVYSYNHSNEYVANVLAIADRYKDGDFTEESTVYLPDTPDSDDELFDPDTYDPGPSNDDQANQGNNSNQSGGARNQLEPKTTKPKNGDGGPQQLKPVETGGSDQDNGPKSQNDVGAAQPDNDNELKPQVNGGGSIGGGAIDGKPGNVDGTNKPDDIQGFADDKSGSQQNTKPNGPGVDIRPEQVGPKSKNGTHAKPKKGTVGQVQTKPKSQSESGPKHKAPKRPKGAVTIRPKQENSAPKHKAPKTTKPKTTAPKTTKPKTTAPKTTKPKTTAPKTTKPKTTAPKTTKPKTTAPKTTKPKAVKPKNSAAVTEACTVGSEEIQEAGNTLTDKQSAALVSDCVDNSQVVWSEPSDDPVLEWMEDQVAEL, from the coding sequence GTGTCGGCCGTCGTGCCGATAACGCTCGTCGCGAGCGCCTGGGGCGTTGCGATCGCGGCAACACCGGGCTCGGACACCATCGACGCGAAGGTCGACAGCCACTCCGACCACGGCACGCCACCGATCAGCGATGTGCCGACTGACGCATTCACCAAGCCGAGCTTCGGCAAGGTCCAGAAACACCAGTCGAGCCTCGCGCCGCTTGCCAGTTTCAGCAAGAAGCAGGCAACCCCGATGGCTTTGAAGAGCTCGCCGCTTCCCTCGGCCGCGGTCAGCGCGTACCGCGATGCGGCGAAGGTGATGGCCAACGTCAAGTCGGCCTGCAAGCTCGACTGGACCCTCGTTGCCGCGATCGGGCGGGTCGAGTCCGACCACGGCCGGTACGGCGGCAGCACCCTCGACACCCGCGGCGACTCCAGCCCGGAGATCATCGGGATCCCCCTGAACGGGTCGAACAACACCGCGGCCATCCGCGACACCGACAACGGCCAGTTCGATGGCGATACGACCTGGGATCGCGCCGTCGGCCCGATGCAGTTCATCCCGTCGACCTGGAACCTCGTCGGCGTCGACGGCAACGGCGACGGCGTCAAGAGCCCGCACAACATCTACGACGCAGCGCTGGCCACCGCGGTCTATCTCTGCGCCGACAACGACGATCTCAGCACGAAGGACGGCGCCAGCGCTGCCGTCTACAGCTACAACCACTCCAACGAGTACGTCGCGAACGTGCTCGCGATCGCCGACCGTTACAAGGACGGCGATTTCACCGAGGAATCCACCGTCTACCTGCCGGACACACCGGACTCCGACGACGAACTGTTCGACCCCGATACGTACGACCCGGGGCCGAGCAACGACGATCAGGCAAACCAGGGCAACAACAGCAACCAGAGCGGCGGCGCCAGAAACCAGCTCGAGCCGAAGACCACCAAGCCCAAGAACGGCGACGGCGGCCCGCAGCAGCTCAAGCCGGTCGAAACCGGTGGCTCCGACCAGGACAACGGCCCCAAGAGCCAGAACGACGTCGGTGCCGCGCAGCCGGACAACGACAACGAGCTCAAGCCGCAGGTCAACGGCGGCGGCTCGATCGGTGGCGGCGCGATCGACGGTAAGCCGGGCAACGTCGACGGCACGAACAAACCGGACGATATTCAGGGCTTCGCCGACGACAAGTCCGGCTCTCAGCAGAACACGAAGCCGAACGGCCCCGGCGTCGACATCCGTCCGGAGCAGGTCGGCCCGAAGTCCAAGAACGGCACACACGCCAAGCCGAAGAAGGGCACGGTCGGCCAGGTCCAGACCAAACCGAAGAGCCAGTCCGAAAGCGGTCCGAAGCACAAGGCTCCGAAGCGGCCGAAGGGCGCGGTGACGATTCGGCCGAAGCAGGAGAACAGCGCGCCGAAGCACAAGGCTCCGAAGACGACGAAGCCGAAGACCACCGCCCCGAAGACCACCAAGCCCAAGACCACCGCCCCGAAGACGACCAAGCCCAAGACCACCGCACCCAAGACGACCAAGCCCAAGACCACCGCACCCAAGACGACCAAGCCCAAGACCACCGCCCCGAAGACCACCAAGCCCAAGGCGGTCAAGCCCAAGAACTCCGCCGCGGTGACCGAGGCGTGCACGGTCGGCAGCGAGGAGATCCAGGAAGCGGGCAACACGCTGACCGACAAGCAGTCGGCAGCGCTGGTCTCGGACTGTGTCGACAACTCCCAGGTGGTCTGGTCGGAGCCGAGCGACGACCCGGTACTCGAGTGGATGGAAGACCAGGTCGCAGAGCTCTGA
- a CDS encoding glutamyl-tRNA reductase — MSVLVVGVSHHTAPVSTLERLTLDEAAIAKLHRLAIDTAHVGEALVVSTCNRIEMYVSVDRFHGSVDDVSTLLADQADMAREDIVSNLYVHYDDAAVAHLFAVASGLDSMVVGESQILGQVRVALQRGQELGTVGTELNVLFQQALRVGKRGHAETGIDQAGPSVVSSALDRVEATSTALADARVLVVGAGAMSGLTVAIASRRGAREIVVVNRTADRAERLAESVGGRAAALADLPTELANADIVVSGTGATGTVIGVDDVADALARRGTERPYVIVDLALPRDVEEGVAALPGVTVIGLAELAESLADAPVAEDVAGVRGIVKNEVSAFLSARNAARVTPTVVALRTMATEVVDAELERLAARRSDLDAETFRELSQTVRRVADKLLHAPTVRIKELAGQPDGLTYADALAELFSLDQAAVDAVTRVDLQTEDGDPR, encoded by the coding sequence GTGAGCGTTCTCGTGGTCGGTGTCTCCCACCACACTGCGCCCGTTTCGACCCTCGAGCGGCTCACCCTCGACGAGGCCGCGATCGCGAAGCTGCACCGGCTCGCGATCGACACCGCACACGTCGGCGAGGCGCTCGTCGTCTCCACCTGCAACCGCATCGAGATGTACGTATCTGTCGACCGGTTCCATGGCAGCGTCGACGATGTCTCAACCCTGCTTGCCGATCAGGCAGATATGGCTCGCGAAGACATCGTGTCCAACCTGTACGTGCACTACGACGACGCAGCGGTCGCGCATCTGTTCGCAGTCGCCTCCGGGCTCGATTCGATGGTCGTCGGCGAGAGCCAGATCCTCGGGCAGGTACGCGTTGCGCTGCAGCGCGGCCAGGAGCTGGGCACGGTCGGCACCGAGCTCAACGTGCTGTTCCAGCAGGCATTGCGCGTCGGCAAGCGAGGTCATGCCGAGACCGGCATCGACCAAGCCGGCCCGTCCGTCGTGTCGTCCGCGCTCGACCGCGTCGAGGCGACCTCGACGGCACTTGCCGATGCACGCGTTCTCGTCGTGGGAGCCGGCGCGATGTCGGGTCTGACCGTGGCGATCGCATCGCGTCGCGGCGCGCGCGAGATCGTCGTCGTCAACCGCACGGCCGATCGCGCGGAGCGGCTCGCCGAGAGCGTCGGCGGCCGAGCGGCCGCGTTGGCGGATCTCCCGACAGAGCTGGCGAATGCCGACATCGTCGTGTCCGGCACCGGTGCTACCGGCACCGTGATCGGGGTCGACGACGTCGCCGACGCGCTCGCCCGACGCGGCACCGAACGCCCCTACGTGATCGTCGACCTCGCCCTCCCGCGCGACGTGGAAGAAGGCGTTGCGGCGCTGCCGGGCGTCACCGTCATCGGTCTCGCCGAGCTGGCGGAGTCACTGGCCGACGCGCCGGTCGCCGAAGACGTCGCGGGCGTCCGCGGCATCGTGAAGAACGAGGTTTCGGCCTTCCTGTCCGCGCGTAATGCCGCGCGGGTGACGCCGACCGTCGTGGCCCTGCGCACGATGGCCACCGAGGTAGTCGACGCCGAGCTCGAACGACTCGCGGCTCGCCGCTCCGATCTCGACGCCGAGACGTTCCGCGAGCTCTCCCAGACCGTACGTCGGGTGGCCGACAAGCTGCTGCACGCGCCGACCGTGCGCATCAAGGAGCTAGCAGGTCAGCCCGACGGGCTCACGTACGCCGATGCGCTCGCCGAGCTGTTCTCCCTCGACCAGGCAGCGGTCGACGCCGTGACCCGGGTCGACCTGCAAACCGAGGACGGTGACCCCCGATGA
- a CDS encoding histidine phosphatase family protein — protein sequence MRHGEVFNPRGVLYGRLPGYHLSDLGRQMADRAAEWLVERKADVTHLVASPLERAQETAQPSAAAFDLEVNTDTRVIEAGNQFEGKKFGVGDGSLRHPGTWWLLRNPLRPSWGEPYTEIAARMLAAMADARDAAEGHEALIVSHQLPVWTARTAIEGRRFAHDPRRRQCSLASITSVEYVGERIVSLTYNEPARDLLTSKVADSFTAGA from the coding sequence ATGCGCCATGGTGAGGTCTTCAACCCCCGCGGAGTCCTGTACGGCCGACTTCCCGGCTATCACCTGTCCGACCTCGGCCGACAGATGGCCGACCGGGCGGCCGAGTGGCTGGTCGAACGCAAGGCCGACGTCACCCATCTCGTCGCGTCTCCGCTCGAGCGCGCGCAGGAGACGGCTCAGCCGTCTGCCGCGGCGTTCGATCTCGAGGTCAACACCGATACCCGGGTGATCGAGGCGGGCAACCAGTTCGAGGGCAAGAAGTTCGGTGTCGGCGACGGGTCGTTGCGCCACCCTGGTACGTGGTGGCTGCTGCGCAACCCGTTGCGGCCGTCATGGGGTGAGCCGTACACCGAGATCGCCGCGCGGATGCTCGCCGCGATGGCCGACGCCCGAGACGCGGCCGAAGGCCATGAGGCGCTGATCGTGTCCCATCAGCTACCTGTCTGGACCGCGCGGACGGCGATCGAGGGGCGCCGCTTCGCGCACGACCCGCGCCGCCGGCAGTGCTCGCTCGCGAGCATCACGTCGGTCGAATACGTCGGCGAGCGCATCGTCTCCCTCACGTACAACGAGCCGGCGCGCGACCTGTTGACGAGCAAGGTCGCCGACAGCTTCACGGCAGGTGCGTGA
- a CDS encoding TlpA family protein disulfide reductase, which produces MVQYPNRRMGSLGAAAALLVVVAGCSTAEGGDTGFISGDGTITRVDAADREDAPTLEGDDLQGKPVSTDDFAGKTIVVNAWGSWCGPCRKEAPELVEASKRLASKNVQFLGLATKSQAGETTPSQDVQFAQEAGFTFPTIQDYDGEQVLRFVDSMPAPAVPTTWVIDGDGRVAAQVRGETTASTLIGLVEDVQADS; this is translated from the coding sequence GTGGTGCAGTACCCCAACCGGCGCATGGGCAGCCTCGGCGCTGCCGCGGCTCTCTTGGTCGTGGTGGCCGGCTGCTCGACCGCCGAGGGCGGTGACACCGGATTCATCAGCGGCGACGGCACCATCACCCGAGTCGATGCCGCCGACCGGGAGGATGCGCCGACGCTCGAGGGCGACGATCTGCAGGGCAAGCCCGTCTCGACCGACGACTTCGCCGGTAAGACGATCGTGGTGAACGCATGGGGCTCATGGTGCGGACCGTGCCGTAAGGAAGCGCCCGAGCTCGTTGAGGCCTCCAAACGACTCGCATCGAAGAACGTCCAGTTCCTGGGGCTCGCCACTAAGAGTCAGGCCGGTGAGACCACTCCCTCGCAGGACGTGCAGTTCGCCCAGGAGGCCGGGTTCACCTTCCCGACGATCCAGGACTACGACGGCGAGCAGGTGCTGCGTTTCGTCGACTCGATGCCGGCGCCGGCGGTGCCGACGACCTGGGTCATCGACGGCGACGGTCGGGTGGCCGCGCAGGTACGCGGTGAGACGACCGCTTCGACCCTGATCGGTCTCGTCGAGGATGTACAGGCCGATTCGTAG